The genome window CGTCGCAGTATGTAGAGCGCTCGCGCCGGAAGAGGATGCGGTCTCGGTTCTGATTGTAAAACAATTTTTTAAACCGAGGCTTTCCTTGATTCTTGCCGGAAGAAACACTTCTCCCGTATAACGTTCCGGAGCCATCGCGGCAAAAATAAGAAATTGAGGTTCAAACTCAAAATTTCTTTCCAAAAGTTTCGCCGCGGTTTGATACGAAAGAGAATGATAATCAAGTTCAGTTTTTCCGAAGCGGCTCAATTCGGAATCGATGATGAAAACGGATGAAGACATGGAAGTCTATGTTTTCAAAAATTGTGAGATTGAAAATCAAAAAAAATTAAATAACGCGTGCAAGACGACTTTTCATCCTCGTCTACAAACTATCCTTGCAAAATTAGGAATGATTTTTATACTGAATGGATACAAGGGGGAATACGATGAAAGGCAACAAAGAAGTGCTTGAGATCCTCGGCGAAGTCCTTGCGGCTGAACTTACGGCAATCAATCAATATTTTATTCATGCGAAGATGAACAAGAATTGGGGTTTCAAAAAACTCGCCGACTTTATGAAACACGAATCCATCGACGAGATGAAACACGCGGACGAAATCATCGATCGCATTCTTTATCTCGACGGCGTTCCCGATCTTCAAAGATACATGAAGATCTCCGTGGGAAAAAACATCGAAGAGATCTTAAAAGTGGATTTAGAACTCGAGTATGCGGCGGTGGAACGGTTCAACCGAGGCATCGCGATCGCGGTAAAAAACAACGATAACGGAACGAGAGAATTGTTCGAAAAAATTCTCGTCTCCGAAGAAGAGCATATCGATTGGATCGAGTCCCAACAGGAAATTATCCGTCAGATCGGCGTTGAAAACTATCTAGCGCAACAAATCGAGTGACCCATTTTAAAAAACCCGCACCTAAAAAATCCCTTCGGCTAAAAACTCGAAAGCCGGAGGGAAATCCCAAGGAACGTCCCCGACAAAATTCCTCTCCTTCCAAATCGGAATGGGATTTTTCAAAACCGGATTCTTTCGAATACCACGCTTCTTGTCCGGACGGATTGTCCGGCCTTTTGCGCGAGGAAGTATTGGAAGCCGGTTTAAAGATCGTCGCCGAAAACCGCGGGGGAGTTTTTTTTCAAGGTTCGTCCAAGGCGTTGAAGGATTTCATTCTTTCCACCGGAATCGCATCCGGGATCAGCGTTTCCCTTAAATTCTGGAGAGTGGAAGATCCGGACGATCTCTACAATCAAGCGCTCGAGTTTCCTTTCGAAAGAATTTTCGGCTCGGAACATTCGATCCGAATCGATTCCACCACCAAAGACGCGTTAAAAGATTCACGTTATGCGACATACCGACTGAAGGACGCGATCTTCGACAGGTTCCGTTCCAAAGGAAAAGAACCCCCGAAAATTTCGCGCGAAGAACCGGATTTTCTACTCTATCTTCGTTCCCATTCCGAACACGCAAAACTTTCCCTCGGTTTAAACACGAGACCTCTCCAACAACGAGGTCACGGAAGAATCGGCGGAGAAGCGCCCGTCCGGGAGATTCTCGCGTCGGCGCTCGTTCGTTATTCGGGATGGGACGCCAAATCACCGTTATACGATCCGTTCTGCGGTTCGGGAACCGTCGTGATCGAGGCGGCCCTGAAACTTTTATACGGCGGTTATACGAATTACAGAAGTCTGGATTCTTCCCTTCCGTTTCAAAAACTGTTCGGCGAGCCGACTCGCAGGGAGAATGAGAAGAATTCTTCCGCTGCGAAAATTTTCGCTTCCGACTTGGATGAAAAGGCTTTGAATCTCGCGAGACTGAACGCGAAGAATGCGGGAGTGGATCACCTCATCACTTTTTTTGAATCCGATGCGACCGTCTCCGAAAACGAACATAAGATATCGGGCGGTTATATCGTGACCAATCCTCCGTATGGAGTTCGTCTCGGAACCAAGGAGGAAGCCAAGGAGATTTATACGGCTTGGGGGAAGCGGCTCAAGGACCATTTTGCGGGCAACGTACTCGCGATCGTCTGCGGCGACACTTCGCTCTTGGGTTTTTTAAAACTCAAAAAAGACAAGGAACAATCCCTGACAATCGGGAAGCTCAAAGGAAAATTGGTTGCCTACACTCTGGGCAAATAATCGAATCAAAAAAGAATGAAACATCAGGAAATTCTCCTTAAACTTTTAGAAGTCACAGAGAACACCAAGGATTCGTTTCAATTTTTAAAACTCTTCCGTTCGATCGAACCCGAAAAGTTCGCAGTCATCTACGCGGATTCCGGAACCCTGATGGAATCCGCGGAAGCGCTTCTCTACAACCTGAAGTTGCTGCACAAACTCGACCTGTATCCCGTCGTCGTCTTGGACAAGGACGGAATCTCCTATACCAATCTTTTTTACAGAAATCAAAGTAAGCAAGAAACGTCGTCGATTCTTCCCGGAAAATTATTCCGACATTCTCAGGATTTGGCGGGTTCGGTCGCATCCGCTCTCGCCGAAAAAAAACTTCCGGTATTTGTGGCCGAGGAAAAAGGCGCCGCGCTTTTTTCCTTTTTAACCAAGCTTTGCTCCACTCTAAAAACGAAAAAGCTCGTCCATCTATATACGAGAGGAGGAATCTACTCCGAAGGGAATAAGATCTCCATCTACGATATCGATTCTTCCGTCGTCGCCGACCGGGAAGATTCCGCCCTTTTGAACTCCTGTTTGGAACTTTATAAAAACGTAAAGGACAAGGAATTCGGAATCGCCGTCACGTCCGCTTCGTCGTTGTTAAAGGAATTATTCACGATCAAAGGAAGCGGAACGCTTCTCCGTAGAAAAAACAGAATCGATTTTATCGCGGACGTAAACTCGGTCTCGAAAGAGAAGATGAATCTTCTGATTGAAAAGGCGTTCCAGCGTTCCCTCAAAGAGGATTTCTGGAAACAGGAATTCGCGGGAATCGTTCTCGAATCCGAATACAAGGGCTGCGCTTTGGTCAAGAACACTCCGTTCGGAACCTTTCTTTCCAAGTTCGCGGTGGACGAAATCGCAAGAGGAGAAGGAGTCGGAAGGGATATTTGGGACGACATGATCGCGCGGTTCCCGATTTTATTCTGGAGAGCGAGAAAGGAAAACACGATCTCCAAATGGTATATGAA of Leptospira sanjuanensis contains these proteins:
- the bfr gene encoding bacterioferritin, which translates into the protein MKGNKEVLEILGEVLAAELTAINQYFIHAKMNKNWGFKKLADFMKHESIDEMKHADEIIDRILYLDGVPDLQRYMKISVGKNIEEILKVDLELEYAAVERFNRGIAIAVKNNDNGTRELFEKILVSEEEHIDWIESQQEIIRQIGVENYLAQQIE
- a CDS encoding THUMP domain-containing class I SAM-dependent RNA methyltransferase — protein: MTHFKKPAPKKSLRLKTRKPEGNPKERPRQNSSPSKSEWDFSKPDSFEYHASCPDGLSGLLREEVLEAGLKIVAENRGGVFFQGSSKALKDFILSTGIASGISVSLKFWRVEDPDDLYNQALEFPFERIFGSEHSIRIDSTTKDALKDSRYATYRLKDAIFDRFRSKGKEPPKISREEPDFLLYLRSHSEHAKLSLGLNTRPLQQRGHGRIGGEAPVREILASALVRYSGWDAKSPLYDPFCGSGTVVIEAALKLLYGGYTNYRSLDSSLPFQKLFGEPTRRENEKNSSAAKIFASDLDEKALNLARLNAKNAGVDHLITFFESDATVSENEHKISGGYIVTNPPYGVRLGTKEEAKEIYTAWGKRLKDHFAGNVLAIVCGDTSLLGFLKLKKDKEQSLTIGKLKGKLVAYTLGK
- a CDS encoding acetylglutamate kinase, which produces MKHQEILLKLLEVTENTKDSFQFLKLFRSIEPEKFAVIYADSGTLMESAEALLYNLKLLHKLDLYPVVVLDKDGISYTNLFYRNQSKQETSSILPGKLFRHSQDLAGSVASALAEKKLPVFVAEEKGAALFSFLTKLCSTLKTKKLVHLYTRGGIYSEGNKISIYDIDSSVVADREDSALLNSCLELYKNVKDKEFGIAVTSASSLLKELFTIKGSGTLLRRKNRIDFIADVNSVSKEKMNLLIEKAFQRSLKEDFWKQEFAGIVLESEYKGCALVKNTPFGTFLSKFAVDEIARGEGVGRDIWDDMIARFPILFWRARKENTISKWYMKVCDGMQKEGIWIYFWIGVKEEHIPGVCAFLKNLPQDLESKKEVSTF